The sequence below is a genomic window from Acidobacteriota bacterium.
GCGCTGGCCATCGATGAGCGTCTTACGGCCGCGGCCCACGATGTGGCTGAAGTGGACGAAGATGTCTTTCCCACCTTCGTCCGGGGTGATGAAGCCGTAGCCTTTGTCGTCT
It includes:
- a CDS encoding cold-shock protein, producing the protein MTGSVRWFRDDKGYGFITPDEGGKDIFVHFSHIVGRGRKTLIDGQRVEYDPQETPRGLQATQVRTVEVA